From a region of the Candidatus Nomurabacteria bacterium genome:
- a CDS encoding glycoside hydrolase family 15 protein, whose product MSRALVLGNGQILVNLDTAGQVRDFYFPHVGLENQLGGHYVHRVGVFVDGRLSWTSDDTWKIKIDYEDGTFASNISAVNERFEVSIMFNDLVYNEKNIFVRKLIVKNMAQHERDIKIFFAQQFELYESHAAHTAYFDPNHHAVIHYRNQRAFLVNARLEGKDFDDYSTGIFETEGKEGTHTDAFDGILSQNPIEHGRADSVIGLSAKYQSGEEKTLYYWLTVGRSITEVLRLNYYVVQNSPSHLVETTRDFWRAWVSRQNWSFHGLSKDVISLFQKSLFIIRAHADSAGGIVASTDFQIFQQGGRDTYNYVWPRDAAFAALALARAGDLNVARRFFMFCNDILDGGEYLMHKYSPDKSLGSSWHPWMRDGRPELPIQEDETALVLSSLWQYYQISKDIEFIEEIYNSLIKATADFMVIYRDLKTGLPRPSYNLWEEKFGVSVFTASAVFGALEAASRFAKLLGKEEGSVLYQQAASEVRDAILRDLYDEKTGFFFGQLIDAAGGAARDEIIDLSSVHGISFFGILPPSDPRLVRASVVARDTLAVHTSVGGFARYQNDGYGHTGAAVPGNPWFITTLWLAQYEIRQAKNEEDLASVKDTLDWVAKHASEAGILSEQLNPETGGPLSATPLVWSHAEFVNTLVLYLDKLEELGVCKSCNPVY is encoded by the coding sequence ATGTCTAGAGCGTTAGTTTTGGGGAATGGCCAGATTCTTGTCAACCTAGATACCGCTGGGCAGGTTCGGGATTTTTACTTTCCTCACGTTGGTCTGGAGAATCAACTCGGTGGTCACTATGTTCACCGTGTTGGGGTCTTTGTTGACGGTAGATTATCCTGGACCAGTGATGATACCTGGAAGATAAAGATTGATTATGAGGATGGCACTTTTGCGAGCAATATTTCAGCCGTTAATGAAAGGTTTGAGGTTTCGATTATGTTTAATGATCTGGTTTACAATGAGAAGAATATTTTTGTCAGGAAACTTATCGTTAAGAACATGGCGCAACATGAACGAGATATAAAGATATTTTTTGCACAACAGTTTGAATTATATGAGTCACATGCGGCTCACACGGCCTATTTTGACCCCAATCACCATGCCGTTATTCATTATCGCAATCAGCGCGCTTTCTTGGTCAATGCCAGGTTAGAAGGTAAAGATTTTGATGATTATTCCACCGGCATTTTTGAGACAGAAGGTAAAGAGGGGACGCACACTGATGCCTTTGACGGGATCTTGTCTCAGAATCCGATTGAACATGGACGAGCTGATTCGGTCATTGGTTTGTCGGCGAAGTATCAATCGGGGGAGGAAAAAACCCTTTATTATTGGCTCACTGTGGGGCGCTCAATCACCGAAGTTCTGCGTCTCAACTACTATGTAGTTCAGAACAGCCCTAGTCACTTGGTTGAGACAACGCGTGACTTCTGGCGGGCCTGGGTTAGCAGACAAAACTGGAGTTTCCACGGTTTATCGAAGGATGTGATTTCTCTATTTCAAAAGTCACTTTTCATAATTCGTGCTCACGCCGATTCGGCTGGCGGCATTGTCGCTTCGACGGATTTTCAAATTTTCCAACAGGGGGGGAGAGACACCTACAACTATGTTTGGCCGCGTGACGCTGCTTTCGCTGCGCTGGCACTGGCGCGCGCTGGCGATCTTAATGTTGCCCGGCGGTTTTTCATGTTTTGTAACGACATTCTGGATGGAGGCGAATACTTGATGCATAAGTATAGTCCAGACAAATCTCTCGGTAGTTCTTGGCATCCGTGGATGCGTGATGGGCGGCCAGAGTTGCCAATTCAGGAGGATGAAACGGCCCTTGTGCTTTCTTCTCTTTGGCAGTATTACCAGATTTCTAAGGATATCGAGTTTATCGAAGAAATTTATAATTCATTGATTAAGGCCACCGCGGATTTTATGGTGATTTATCGCGATCTCAAGACGGGATTACCGCGACCATCTTATAATCTTTGGGAGGAGAAGTTTGGTGTGAGTGTCTTTACCGCCAGCGCCGTCTTTGGCGCACTGGAGGCCGCGTCACGCTTTGCAAAATTGCTCGGGAAGGAAGAGGGTTCAGTTCTCTACCAACAAGCCGCCTCTGAGGTTAGGGACGCAATTCTACGGGATTTATATGACGAAAAGACCGGATTCTTTTTTGGTCAGCTGATTGACGCGGCTGGTGGTGCCGCTCGTGACGAAATCATTGATCTCTCAAGTGTTCATGGAATATCATTTTTCGGTATTTTACCGCCGAGTGATCCGCGACTGGTACGGGCTAGTGTGGTTGCCCGCGATACGCTCGCGGTGCATACCTCGGTTGGGGGCTTTGCTCGTTACCAGAATGACGGTTATGGACACACCGGTGCGGCGGTGCCTGGTAATCCCTGGTTTATCACGACACTCTGGTTGGCCCAGTATGAGATTAGACAGGCAAAGAACGAAGAAGATTTGGCTAGCGTGAAAGACACGTTAGACTGGGTTGCCAAACACGCAAGTGAAGCGGGGATTCTGTCTGAACAATTAAACCCGGAAACTGGCGGACCACTCTCGGCAACCCCGCTGGTTTGGAGTCATGCGGAATTTGTGAATACTCTCGTCCTTTACTTAGATAAGCTAGAAGAACTTGGTGTCTGTAAGTCTTGTAATCCAGTTTACTGA
- a CDS encoding alpha-amylase, which translates to MPAVCFYFQVHQPRRIKKYRVFDIGHDEHYFNDSSEADTNNRKIMRKVAEKCYLPTNQVIGELLERHPEFKVSFSISGVALEQMEEYAPDALVSFQNLVKTGRVELLNETYHHSLAYLYSPTEFRKQVRLHRRKIIDLFNYEPEVFRHTELVYNNDLAREISELGFRGILAEGADHILGWRSPNFVYSPSGTSGLKLLLKNYKLSDDIAFRFSSRDWSEWPLSAPKFASWVSALNGSGEVVNLFMDYETFGEHQWADTGIFDFLRSLPTEILQHRDNSFVTVSEALRRFESKGEIDAPHFYSWADTERDLSAWLGNPMQQDAARKVYALEKPILRTKNEALIESWRRLLTSDHLYYMCTKWWNDGDVHKYFSPYESPYDAFISFMNVVTDLELRTREKVNV; encoded by the coding sequence ATGCCCGCAGTTTGTTTCTATTTTCAGGTTCACCAACCACGCCGAATCAAGAAGTATCGGGTGTTTGACATTGGGCACGATGAACATTATTTCAATGACTCTAGTGAGGCCGATACGAATAATCGGAAGATTATGCGTAAGGTCGCCGAGAAATGCTATTTACCGACCAATCAAGTAATTGGAGAATTGTTAGAACGACATCCAGAGTTTAAAGTTTCCTTTTCTATTTCTGGGGTGGCCTTAGAGCAAATGGAAGAGTACGCGCCCGATGCTCTTGTGTCGTTTCAGAACCTGGTGAAGACAGGGAGGGTGGAACTTTTGAATGAAACCTATCATCATTCGCTTGCCTATCTTTATTCGCCGACAGAATTCCGCAAGCAAGTACGCCTACATCGGCGGAAGATTATTGATTTGTTTAATTACGAGCCAGAGGTTTTTCGTCACACGGAACTAGTTTATAACAACGATTTAGCGCGAGAAATTTCTGAACTCGGTTTTCGTGGTATTTTGGCCGAAGGCGCTGACCACATTCTTGGTTGGCGTAGCCCCAATTTCGTCTATTCCCCGTCGGGGACTAGCGGTTTGAAGTTGCTATTAAAAAATTACAAACTATCCGACGATATCGCTTTCCGTTTTTCTTCTCGTGATTGGAGTGAGTGGCCACTGTCCGCTCCTAAGTTTGCTTCGTGGGTTTCAGCCTTAAATGGTTCCGGCGAAGTAGTAAATTTGTTTATGGATTATGAAACTTTTGGTGAACACCAATGGGCGGATACGGGTATTTTTGATTTCTTGCGCTCACTTCCGACGGAAATTTTGCAACATAGAGATAATAGTTTTGTTACTGTTTCTGAGGCGCTTCGTCGATTTGAGTCGAAGGGGGAAATTGATGCGCCCCATTTCTATTCTTGGGCCGACACTGAGCGCGATCTTTCTGCGTGGCTTGGGAATCCGATGCAGCAAGATGCGGCACGGAAGGTTTACGCTTTAGAGAAGCCGATTTTGCGCACTAAAAATGAAGCCCTAATCGAAAGTTGGCGTAGATTGCTAACATCCGATCATTTATACTACATGTGTACTAAGTGGTGGAACGATGGAGATGTTCATAAATATTTCTCACCGTATGAATCACCATATGACGCGTTTATTTCCTTTATGAATGTTGTAACCGATTTAGAATTAAGAACCAGAGAAAAAGTAAATGTCTAG
- a CDS encoding glycosyltransferase family 4 protein, which produces MFGWELPPHNSGGLGTACEGLVDALTEKSVEIIFVLPQKLPIDSSKFRLIFAGPTPARGLERVMFSAYAKGDEESHDASGLSLMDEVKLYARRAERLARRENFDIIHAHDWLSFPAGLAARKVSGKPLVVHVHATEFDRGGGNSINQDVYQIEKMGMEQAVKVIAVSDWTKQLIVRHYGIAPEKIEVVHNGVRVESNINLPEALTALRARGNKIVLFVGRITLQKGPDYFILVARRVLKFAPNTYFVMAGAGDMAPKMMDLTAQLGLSDRIFFPGFLRGEELTRLYQAADLYILPSVSEPFGITPLESLAAGTPVLVSRQSGVSEVLRHALKVDFWDIDEMTNQILSVLEHGSLQQTLARSGQEEVRRVTWDAAAEKCIRIYRELC; this is translated from the coding sequence ATGTTCGGGTGGGAGCTTCCGCCCCACAATAGTGGTGGTCTTGGTACTGCTTGTGAAGGTCTTGTCGACGCTCTTACTGAAAAATCAGTCGAGATAATTTTTGTGTTACCCCAAAAACTGCCGATTGATTCTAGTAAATTTCGTTTAATTTTTGCTGGACCAACTCCAGCGCGGGGACTAGAGCGGGTGATGTTTTCCGCTTATGCAAAAGGCGATGAGGAAAGCCATGATGCGAGTGGTCTGAGCTTGATGGACGAGGTGAAACTCTATGCTCGTCGGGCAGAGCGACTTGCCAGGAGAGAAAATTTCGACATCATTCATGCTCACGATTGGCTTTCTTTCCCGGCTGGGTTGGCGGCGAGAAAGGTCAGCGGTAAACCGCTCGTTGTCCACGTGCACGCTACCGAGTTTGACCGCGGTGGTGGTAATAGTATCAACCAGGATGTTTACCAGATTGAAAAAATGGGCATGGAGCAGGCGGTAAAAGTTATCGCCGTATCTGATTGGACGAAGCAGTTGATCGTGCGACATTATGGTATCGCTCCTGAGAAGATTGAGGTGGTTCACAACGGTGTTCGTGTTGAAAGTAATATCAATTTACCAGAGGCGCTTACTGCACTCCGTGCTCGCGGGAACAAAATTGTACTTTTCGTCGGTCGGATTACTTTGCAAAAAGGCCCTGATTACTTCATCCTTGTTGCCCGTAGAGTACTAAAGTTTGCACCCAATACTTATTTTGTAATGGCTGGAGCTGGTGATATGGCGCCGAAGATGATGGATTTAACCGCCCAACTTGGTCTCTCGGACCGCATCTTTTTCCCCGGTTTCCTTCGGGGTGAAGAGTTGACGCGTCTCTATCAGGCGGCTGATTTATATATTTTACCTTCAGTTTCTGAACCATTTGGAATTACACCCCTCGAATCTCTTGCCGCAGGGACGCCGGTGCTTGTCTCTAGGCAATCTGGTGTCTCTGAGGTACTTAGGCATGCACTCAAGGTTGATTTTTGGGATATTGATGAGATGACCAATCAGATTCTGTCTGTCCTTGAGCATGGTAGTTTACAGCAAACATTAGCTAGGAGTGGGCAAGAGGAAGTCAGGCGGGTGACTTGGGATGCGGCCGCCGAAAAATGTATCAGGATTTACCGAGAGTTATGTTAA
- a CDS encoding PKD domain-containing protein gives MFKNKAFLVTALILSVFLAGQASAGVADATPPEVSLTLDGGAQYNNTGTVSAVVEATDPESGIIVCEIDWADGSAEEVTPGLVNHGYSNDGTYTVSLVCFNGESLANSIETEITVDTVAPAGTDIDFVGGPISNSTDVSVVLTRGTDDGSGLNTCVMDWADGTPEEEILADGPVVHSFPGDGLYPTFLICYDNAGNYSSAEESIEVSVPVEPTDTMPPTGLSLELDGGAAQNNTGLVMANFSSGTDDTEIQYCEIRLSTQDWGDNGTLDPMDTEYIFGPLEEGTYTAEYRCRDVYNNISEPVSDSIEVVLSEPVDDTPEPEIPPVVTPPTSTSGGGGGGGTRGGGGFVGQPVPPVTGQVLGAFTGDVDLGELFAKLLIALRNRSSRPAIAQVRGAFTPNLQLLNTLQQLTTILNRSR, from the coding sequence ATGTTTAAAAATAAGGCTTTTTTGGTTACCGCTCTCATTTTATCAGTCTTTCTTGCCGGTCAAGCTTCAGCGGGAGTGGCCGACGCAACCCCTCCTGAAGTTTCGCTTACACTAGACGGCGGTGCCCAATACAACAATACCGGAACCGTCAGTGCGGTTGTTGAAGCAACTGATCCAGAATCGGGGATAATCGTTTGTGAGATCGACTGGGCCGACGGAAGCGCTGAAGAGGTCACACCAGGCTTAGTCAACCACGGATATTCAAACGATGGCACCTACACCGTATCCCTCGTTTGCTTTAACGGAGAATCGCTTGCCAATTCAATCGAAACCGAAATCACTGTTGATACTGTTGCGCCAGCGGGTACAGATATTGATTTTGTAGGTGGCCCAATTTCAAATTCAACCGATGTTTCTGTGGTACTTACTCGGGGGACTGACGATGGTTCAGGACTTAATACCTGTGTGATGGACTGGGCAGATGGAACTCCTGAAGAGGAAATTCTTGCAGATGGCCCAGTTGTTCACTCATTTCCTGGAGACGGTTTGTACCCAACATTTCTTATTTGTTACGACAATGCCGGGAATTACTCTAGCGCGGAAGAATCTATAGAAGTATCAGTTCCAGTTGAACCGACTGATACAATGCCACCAACTGGACTAAGTCTAGAGTTGGATGGTGGCGCAGCTCAAAACAATACAGGATTAGTGATGGCAAACTTCTCGTCCGGAACGGATGACACGGAGATTCAGTACTGCGAAATTCGTTTATCTACCCAAGATTGGGGAGACAATGGAACGTTGGATCCAATGGACACAGAGTACATTTTCGGTCCGCTTGAGGAGGGAACTTACACTGCAGAATATCGTTGCAGGGATGTTTACAACAATATTTCCGAACCGGTCAGCGATAGCATTGAGGTAGTTTTATCTGAACCGGTAGATGACACTCCAGAACCGGAGATTCCTCCCGTGGTAACTCCTCCAACTTCTACTTCCGGTGGCGGTGGTGGGGGTGGTACTCGTGGCGGTGGTGGCTTCGTTGGGCAACCTGTTCCTCCGGTAACGGGGCAAGTCTTGGGTGCCTTTACTGGCGATGTTGATCTTGGTGAATTGTTTGCCAAACTCTTGATTGCCCTGCGCAATCGTTCGTCTCGCCCCGCTATTGCTCAAGTTCGTGGTGCTTTTACACCCAACCTGCAACTTCTCAACACTCTTCAGCAACTTACCACAATCCTTAATCGTTCTCGTTAA
- a CDS encoding glutathione S-transferase N-terminal domain-containing protein has protein sequence MKKVEIYTTATCSYCRMAKAFFQEKGVAYEEYNVGTDAARRQEMIDKSGQMGVPVIVITDENGEEQRIVGFDKRSLGAALGV, from the coding sequence ATGAAAAAAGTAGAAATTTATACAACTGCGACTTGCTCCTATTGCCGGATGGCGAAGGCATTTTTTCAGGAGAAGGGGGTGGCTTATGAGGAGTATAATGTGGGCACGGATGCCGCTAGGCGTCAGGAGATGATTGATAAGAGTGGTCAGATGGGTGTGCCAGTGATTGTAATCACAGACGAAAATGGCGAAGAGCAGAGGATTGTAGGTTTCGACAAGCGTTCGCTTGGAGCGGCACTTGGCGTCTAG
- a CDS encoding RNHCP domain-containing protein, which produces MLTTTFQKKIEDFVCGHCGLAVRGNGYTNHCPDCLWSRHVDNHPGDRLARCGGMMAPVDYRAVSGGYDVLHHCEKCGHEKWNKLDRGDKLDVLIA; this is translated from the coding sequence ATTCTGACAACCACTTTTCAGAAAAAAATTGAGGATTTTGTCTGTGGTCATTGCGGACTAGCTGTCCGTGGCAATGGTTATACCAACCATTGCCCAGATTGTTTGTGGAGTCGCCATGTGGATAACCATCCTGGCGATCGGTTGGCTCGGTGTGGCGGGATGATGGCCCCCGTGGATTACCGGGCAGTCTCCGGTGGTTACGATGTGTTACATCATTGTGAGAAATGTGGGCATGAGAAGTGGAATAAATTGGATAGGGGTGATAAACTGGATGTCTTAATCGCTTAA
- a CDS encoding SWIB/MDM2 domain-containing protein: MAKSNSAFMKPMTISPELALVVGKGPMPRSEVVKALWVYIKKNDLQDPQNKRNINADDNLLAVFGGKKTVSMFEMTKLVSNHLS; the protein is encoded by the coding sequence ATGGCAAAATCGAATTCCGCATTCATGAAACCGATGACGATCAGTCCAGAACTGGCTCTCGTTGTGGGAAAGGGTCCAATGCCTCGCTCTGAGGTGGTCAAAGCACTCTGGGTTTATATCAAGAAGAACGATTTGCAGGATCCCCAGAATAAGCGCAATATCAACGCCGACGACAATCTCCTGGCCGTTTTTGGCGGCAAGAAGACTGTCTCGATGTTTGAGATGACAAAGCTGGTCTCCAACCACCTTTCATAG
- a CDS encoding peptidoglycan-binding protein has protein sequence MKSLLLLTVLVFGFFIPLANASVVPTFSVSSNGYNALATVHGDPNTAVELHYGNSAENINTIGTTDSNGNFSTPLSVSSYQFGCGKTAYVRVGTYQSATIPWSLNNSSCQSLALSQTNVSLNPGQSTIITATISGGLYVSSNSNPSVAGASVSGNQITITAASYGTSNLTVCTTNEMCGVINITTNAPGANAGSNLSFSQTNVEVNVGQSSVVTIYGSGNNYTIPTNSNPATVSTSLSGNVLTLTGLAFGGSNVTICQNNNQCGVVYVIVVNNPALTGTYTNNAEPTITSLNISSDNVGGEFIKAGNRLTITFNTNKPISNPLMLVGLTRVNLTGSGSGPYLGTYSVTSNNPLPLIITFSDSSGRSGRATLTLGDWSAPSNISNSPITTPTPGPRYTFSTFLGVGDNGKTVTELQKRLTELGFYHGPTNGNFGPLTEAGVTALQRANGIKSVGYVGPATRAILNQY, from the coding sequence ATGAAATCACTTCTACTTCTAACTGTTCTCGTTTTTGGATTTTTTATCCCCCTTGCAAATGCCTCCGTCGTTCCCACATTTTCCGTTTCCAGTAACGGTTACAATGCGCTAGCCACCGTCCACGGCGACCCAAACACCGCCGTAGAACTTCACTACGGCAATTCTGCCGAAAACATAAACACTATCGGCACCACAGACTCAAACGGTAATTTTTCTACCCCACTAAGTGTCTCAAGCTACCAATTCGGTTGTGGAAAAACGGCCTATGTGAGAGTTGGCACTTATCAATCTGCCACTATCCCTTGGTCACTCAATAATAGCTCCTGCCAAAGCCTCGCCCTTAGTCAAACTAATGTTTCTCTCAATCCCGGACAAAGCACCATCATTACCGCCACGATTAGCGGTGGTCTGTATGTCTCCAGTAACTCCAACCCGAGTGTGGCCGGCGCTAGCGTGAGTGGCAACCAGATTACCATCACCGCCGCCAGCTACGGCACAAGCAATCTTACCGTCTGCACCACCAATGAAATGTGCGGAGTTATAAACATCACCACCAATGCTCCTGGCGCCAACGCCGGTAGCAACCTCTCCTTTAGCCAAACTAATGTTGAGGTCAATGTGGGACAGAGCAGTGTTGTCACCATTTATGGTTCGGGCAACAATTACACTATTCCAACCAACTCCAACCCCGCCACCGTCTCTACCTCTCTAAGTGGGAATGTCCTCACTCTCACGGGCCTTGCTTTCGGAGGCTCTAATGTCACGATCTGTCAGAATAATAATCAGTGTGGGGTGGTCTATGTCATTGTGGTTAATAATCCAGCCTTGACCGGTACTTATACCAACAACGCCGAGCCCACAATTACCTCTCTCAATATTAGCTCCGACAATGTTGGCGGAGAATTCATTAAGGCTGGCAATCGCCTGACCATTACCTTCAATACCAATAAACCAATAAGTAACCCGCTGATGCTCGTTGGTCTTACTCGAGTTAACCTAACAGGAAGCGGCTCTGGTCCTTACCTCGGCACATACTCCGTCACAAGCAATAATCCACTGCCTCTCATTATCACTTTCAGCGATTCCTCAGGTCGAAGCGGTCGAGCAACCCTCACTTTGGGAGATTGGTCAGCCCCATCAAATATCTCGAACAGCCCGATCACCACACCAACTCCCGGGCCCCGCTACACCTTCTCAACCTTCTTAGGCGTTGGTGATAACGGCAAAACGGTGACTGAATTACAAAAACGCCTGACCGAACTAGGTTTCTACCACGGTCCCACCAACGGCAACTTTGGACCCCTAACTGAAGCGGGGGTAACGGCGTTACAGAGGGCCAACGGGATAAAATCCGTTGGGTATGTCGGCCCAGCCACACGGGCCATCTTGAACCAGTATTGA